One part of the Streptomyces nigra genome encodes these proteins:
- a CDS encoding helix-turn-helix domain-containing protein, translating into MSTAAVEITPHAVAGEPAPVLLTVEEAARCLRIGRTTCFALIRTGELESLTIGGLRRVPADAPAAYLARRRAEQRAA; encoded by the coding sequence ATGAGCACCGCTGCCGTGGAGATCACCCCCCATGCTGTTGCCGGCGAGCCGGCTCCCGTGCTCCTGACCGTCGAAGAGGCCGCACGCTGCCTCCGTATCGGGCGTACGACCTGCTTTGCCCTCATCCGCACCGGCGAGCTGGAGTCCCTGACTATCGGCGGATTACGGCGCGTCCCTGCCGACGCACCGGCCGCCTACCTCGCCCGCCGTCGCGCCGAGCAGCGCGCCGCCTGA